Proteins from a genomic interval of Zonotrichia leucophrys gambelii isolate GWCS_2022_RI chromosome 5, RI_Zleu_2.0, whole genome shotgun sequence:
- the CAPRIN1 gene encoding caprin-1 isoform X1 → MPSATNSTMASSTTGSSTGKAGPGSEAAPAAAAPQAAAGVNITTVQTEAMKQILGVIDKKLRNLEKKKSKLDDYQERMNKGERLNQDQLDAVSKYQEVTNNLEFAKELQRSFMALSQDIQKTIKKTARREQLMREEAEQKRLKTVLELQFILEKLGDDEVRSDLKQGSNGVPVLTEEELTMLDEFYKLVYPERDMNMRLNEQYEQASVHLWDLLEGKEKPVCGTTYKALKEVVERILQTSYFDSTHNHQNGLCEEEEAAPAPAVEDTAAEAEPDPAEEFTEPTEVESTEYVNRQFMAETQFSSSEKEQVDEWTVETVEVVNSLQQQTQATSPPVPEPHALTAVAQADPLVRRQRVQDLMAQMQGPYNFMQDSMLEFENQTLDPAIVSAQPMNPAQSLDMPQMVCPPVHAESRLAQPTQVPVQPEATQVPLVSSTSEGYTASQPMYQPSHTAEQRPQKESIDQIQASMSLNADQTPSSSSLPTASQPQVFQAGSSKPLHSSGINVNAAPFQSMQTVFNMNAPVPPVNEPETLKQQNQYQASYNQSFSNQPHQVEQSDLQQEQLQTVVGTYHGSPDQSHQVAGNHQQPPQQSSGFPRNSQPYYNSRGVSRGGSRGARGLMNGYRGPANGFRGGYDGYRPSFSNTPNSGYTQPQFNAPRDYSNYQRDGYQQNFKRGSGQSGPRGAPRGRGGPPRPNRGMPQMNAQQVN, encoded by the exons ATGCCCTCGGCTACCAACAGCACCATGGCGAGCAGCACCACCGGCAGCAGCACCGGCAAAGCGGGACCGGGCAGCGAGGctgccccggcggcggcggccccgcagGCGGCGGCGGGTGTGAACATCACCACGGTGCAGACCGAGGCCATGAAGCAGATCCTGGGGGTCATCGACAAGAAGCTGCGCaacctggagaagaagaag agCAAACTTGATGATTACCAGGAACGAATGAACAAGGGAGAACGTCTGAATCAAGATCAACTG gatgcAGTGTCAAAGTACCAGGAAGTGACAAATAATCTGGAATTTGCTAAGGAACTGCAGAGGAGTTTTATGGCTCTGAGCCAAGAT ATCCAGAAGACAATAAAGAAGACGGCTCgcagggagcagctgatgcGCGAGGAGGCCGAGCAGAAGCGTTTGAAGacggtgctggagctgcagttcatcctggagaagctgggggATGATGAAGTGCGCAGTGACCTCAAACAGGGATCCAACGGGGTGCCAGTGCTGACAGAGGAGGAGCTGACCATGCTGGATGAGTTCTATAAGCTGGTTTACCCTGAGCGAGACATGAACATGAG gttGAATGAGCAGTATGAGCAAGCATCTGTTCACCTGTGGGACTTactggaagggaaggaaaaaccagTTTGTGGAACAACCT ATAAAGCACTGAAGGAGGTTGTTGAACGCATTCTTCAGACCAGTTACTTTGACAGCACCCACAACCACCAGAATGGGCtgtgtgaggaagaggaggcagcaCCTGCACCTGCAGTAGAAGacactgcagcagaggctg aacCTGATCCAGCAGAAGAATTTACTGAGCCAACTGAAGTTGAATCAACTGAG tatgtAAACAGACAATTCATGGCAGAGACTCAGTTCAGCAGTAGTGAGAAGGAACAGGTAGATGAGTGGACAGTTGAAACGGTTGAG GTTGTAAATTCCCTGCAGCAACAGACGCAGGCGACGTCTCCTCCCGTCCCGGAACCTCACGCACTCACTGCTGTGGCTCAGGCAGACCCCCTGGTCAGGAGACAGCGAGTACAGGACCTCATGGCACAGATGCAGGGCCCCTACAACTTCATGCAG GACTCGATGCTGGAATTTGAGAACCAAACGCTTGATCCTGCCATTGTATCTGCACAGCCCATGAACCCAGCCCAGAGTTTGGACATGCCCCAAATGGTTTGCCCTCCAG TTCATGCTGAGTCAAGACTTGCCCAGCCTACCCAAGTTCCTGTGCAACCAGAAGCTACACAG GTTCCCTTGGTTTCTTCTACAAGTGAGGGATATACAGCTTCCCAACCCATGTATCAGCCTTCTCACACAGCAGAGCAACGGCCACAGAAAGAATCAATTGACCAGATTCAG GCTTCCATGTCCCTGAATGCAGACCAGACCCCATCCTCATCATCACTTCCCACtgcatcccagccacaggtgtTCCAGGCTGGATCCAGCAAGCCTTTGCATAGCAGCGGAATCAACGTCAATGCAGCTCCATTCCAATCCATGCAAACA GTATTCAACATGAATGCACCTGTTCCTCCTGTGAATGAGCCAGAAACCCTTAAGCAGCAAAATCAGTACCAGGCCAGTTACAACCAGAGTTTCTCCAATCAACCTCACCAAGTAGAACAATCAGATCTCCAGCAAGAACAACTCCAGACAG TGGTTGGTACCTACCACGGTTCCCCAGACCAGAGTCACCAAGTGGCAGGAAACCAccagcagcctccccagcagagctctggattTCCCAGGAACAGCCAGCCTTACTACAACAGCCGGGGCGTGTCCCGGGGGGGATCCCGCGGGGCCCGGGGCCTCATGAACGGCTACAGGGGCCCAGCAAATGGATTCAGAG GGGGATACGATGGCTACCGTCCTTCCTTTTCCAACACTCCAAACAGTGGCTACACACAGCCCCAGTTCAATGCTCCTCGGGATTACTCAAACTACCAGAGG GATGGATATCAACAAAATTTCAAACGTGGCTCTGGACAAAGTGGACCTCGGGGAGCTCCTAGAG GTCGTGGAGGGCCCCCCAGACCAAACAGAGGGATGCCTCAGATGAATGCTCAGCAAGTGAATTAA
- the CAPRIN1 gene encoding caprin-1 isoform X3, translated as MPSATNSTMASSTTGSSTGKAGPGSEAAPAAAAPQAAAGVNITTVQTEAMKQILGVIDKKLRNLEKKKSKLDDYQERMNKGERLNQDQLDAVSKYQEVTNNLEFAKELQRSFMALSQDIQKTIKKTARREQLMREEAEQKRLKTVLELQFILEKLGDDEVRSDLKQGSNGVPVLTEEELTMLDEFYKLVYPERDMNMRLNEQYEQASVHLWDLLEGKEKPVCGTTYKALKEVVERILQTSYFDSTHNHQNGLCEEEEAAPAPAVEDTAAEAEPDPAEEFTEPTEVESTEYVNRQFMAETQFSSSEKEQVDEWTVETVEVVNSLQQQTQATSPPVPEPHALTAVAQADPLVRRQRVQDLMAQMQGPYNFMQDSMLEFENQTLDPAIVSAQPMNPAQSLDMPQMVCPPVHAESRLAQPTQVPVQPEATQASMSLNADQTPSSSSLPTASQPQVFQAGSSKPLHSSGINVNAAPFQSMQTVFNMNAPVPPVNEPETLKQQNQYQASYNQSFSNQPHQVEQSDLQQEQLQTVVGTYHGSPDQSHQVAGNHQQPPQQSSGFPRNSQPYYNSRGVSRGGSRGARGLMNGYRGPANGFRGGYDGYRPSFSNTPNSGYTQPQFNAPRDYSNYQRDGYQQNFKRGSGQSGPRGAPRGRGGPPRPNRGMPQMNAQQVN; from the exons ATGCCCTCGGCTACCAACAGCACCATGGCGAGCAGCACCACCGGCAGCAGCACCGGCAAAGCGGGACCGGGCAGCGAGGctgccccggcggcggcggccccgcagGCGGCGGCGGGTGTGAACATCACCACGGTGCAGACCGAGGCCATGAAGCAGATCCTGGGGGTCATCGACAAGAAGCTGCGCaacctggagaagaagaag agCAAACTTGATGATTACCAGGAACGAATGAACAAGGGAGAACGTCTGAATCAAGATCAACTG gatgcAGTGTCAAAGTACCAGGAAGTGACAAATAATCTGGAATTTGCTAAGGAACTGCAGAGGAGTTTTATGGCTCTGAGCCAAGAT ATCCAGAAGACAATAAAGAAGACGGCTCgcagggagcagctgatgcGCGAGGAGGCCGAGCAGAAGCGTTTGAAGacggtgctggagctgcagttcatcctggagaagctgggggATGATGAAGTGCGCAGTGACCTCAAACAGGGATCCAACGGGGTGCCAGTGCTGACAGAGGAGGAGCTGACCATGCTGGATGAGTTCTATAAGCTGGTTTACCCTGAGCGAGACATGAACATGAG gttGAATGAGCAGTATGAGCAAGCATCTGTTCACCTGTGGGACTTactggaagggaaggaaaaaccagTTTGTGGAACAACCT ATAAAGCACTGAAGGAGGTTGTTGAACGCATTCTTCAGACCAGTTACTTTGACAGCACCCACAACCACCAGAATGGGCtgtgtgaggaagaggaggcagcaCCTGCACCTGCAGTAGAAGacactgcagcagaggctg aacCTGATCCAGCAGAAGAATTTACTGAGCCAACTGAAGTTGAATCAACTGAG tatgtAAACAGACAATTCATGGCAGAGACTCAGTTCAGCAGTAGTGAGAAGGAACAGGTAGATGAGTGGACAGTTGAAACGGTTGAG GTTGTAAATTCCCTGCAGCAACAGACGCAGGCGACGTCTCCTCCCGTCCCGGAACCTCACGCACTCACTGCTGTGGCTCAGGCAGACCCCCTGGTCAGGAGACAGCGAGTACAGGACCTCATGGCACAGATGCAGGGCCCCTACAACTTCATGCAG GACTCGATGCTGGAATTTGAGAACCAAACGCTTGATCCTGCCATTGTATCTGCACAGCCCATGAACCCAGCCCAGAGTTTGGACATGCCCCAAATGGTTTGCCCTCCAG TTCATGCTGAGTCAAGACTTGCCCAGCCTACCCAAGTTCCTGTGCAACCAGAAGCTACACAG GCTTCCATGTCCCTGAATGCAGACCAGACCCCATCCTCATCATCACTTCCCACtgcatcccagccacaggtgtTCCAGGCTGGATCCAGCAAGCCTTTGCATAGCAGCGGAATCAACGTCAATGCAGCTCCATTCCAATCCATGCAAACA GTATTCAACATGAATGCACCTGTTCCTCCTGTGAATGAGCCAGAAACCCTTAAGCAGCAAAATCAGTACCAGGCCAGTTACAACCAGAGTTTCTCCAATCAACCTCACCAAGTAGAACAATCAGATCTCCAGCAAGAACAACTCCAGACAG TGGTTGGTACCTACCACGGTTCCCCAGACCAGAGTCACCAAGTGGCAGGAAACCAccagcagcctccccagcagagctctggattTCCCAGGAACAGCCAGCCTTACTACAACAGCCGGGGCGTGTCCCGGGGGGGATCCCGCGGGGCCCGGGGCCTCATGAACGGCTACAGGGGCCCAGCAAATGGATTCAGAG GGGGATACGATGGCTACCGTCCTTCCTTTTCCAACACTCCAAACAGTGGCTACACACAGCCCCAGTTCAATGCTCCTCGGGATTACTCAAACTACCAGAGG GATGGATATCAACAAAATTTCAAACGTGGCTCTGGACAAAGTGGACCTCGGGGAGCTCCTAGAG GTCGTGGAGGGCCCCCCAGACCAAACAGAGGGATGCCTCAGATGAATGCTCAGCAAGTGAATTAA
- the CAPRIN1 gene encoding caprin-1 isoform X2: MPSATNSTMASSTTGSSTGKAGPGSEAAPAAAAPQAAAGVNITTVQTEAMKQILGVIDKKLRNLEKKKSKLDDYQERMNKGERLNQDQLDAVSKYQEVTNNLEFAKELQRSFMALSQDIQKTIKKTARREQLMREEAEQKRLKTVLELQFILEKLGDDEVRSDLKQGSNGVPVLTEEELTMLDEFYKLVYPERDMNMRLNEQYEQASVHLWDLLEGKEKPVCGTTYKALKEVVERILQTSYFDSTHNHQNGLCEEEEAAPAPAVEDTAAEAEPDPAEEFTEPTEVESTEVVNSLQQQTQATSPPVPEPHALTAVAQADPLVRRQRVQDLMAQMQGPYNFMQDSMLEFENQTLDPAIVSAQPMNPAQSLDMPQMVCPPVHAESRLAQPTQVPVQPEATQVPLVSSTSEGYTASQPMYQPSHTAEQRPQKESIDQIQASMSLNADQTPSSSSLPTASQPQVFQAGSSKPLHSSGINVNAAPFQSMQTVFNMNAPVPPVNEPETLKQQNQYQASYNQSFSNQPHQVEQSDLQQEQLQTVVGTYHGSPDQSHQVAGNHQQPPQQSSGFPRNSQPYYNSRGVSRGGSRGARGLMNGYRGPANGFRGGYDGYRPSFSNTPNSGYTQPQFNAPRDYSNYQRDGYQQNFKRGSGQSGPRGAPRGRGGPPRPNRGMPQMNAQQVN, encoded by the exons ATGCCCTCGGCTACCAACAGCACCATGGCGAGCAGCACCACCGGCAGCAGCACCGGCAAAGCGGGACCGGGCAGCGAGGctgccccggcggcggcggccccgcagGCGGCGGCGGGTGTGAACATCACCACGGTGCAGACCGAGGCCATGAAGCAGATCCTGGGGGTCATCGACAAGAAGCTGCGCaacctggagaagaagaag agCAAACTTGATGATTACCAGGAACGAATGAACAAGGGAGAACGTCTGAATCAAGATCAACTG gatgcAGTGTCAAAGTACCAGGAAGTGACAAATAATCTGGAATTTGCTAAGGAACTGCAGAGGAGTTTTATGGCTCTGAGCCAAGAT ATCCAGAAGACAATAAAGAAGACGGCTCgcagggagcagctgatgcGCGAGGAGGCCGAGCAGAAGCGTTTGAAGacggtgctggagctgcagttcatcctggagaagctgggggATGATGAAGTGCGCAGTGACCTCAAACAGGGATCCAACGGGGTGCCAGTGCTGACAGAGGAGGAGCTGACCATGCTGGATGAGTTCTATAAGCTGGTTTACCCTGAGCGAGACATGAACATGAG gttGAATGAGCAGTATGAGCAAGCATCTGTTCACCTGTGGGACTTactggaagggaaggaaaaaccagTTTGTGGAACAACCT ATAAAGCACTGAAGGAGGTTGTTGAACGCATTCTTCAGACCAGTTACTTTGACAGCACCCACAACCACCAGAATGGGCtgtgtgaggaagaggaggcagcaCCTGCACCTGCAGTAGAAGacactgcagcagaggctg aacCTGATCCAGCAGAAGAATTTACTGAGCCAACTGAAGTTGAATCAACTGAG GTTGTAAATTCCCTGCAGCAACAGACGCAGGCGACGTCTCCTCCCGTCCCGGAACCTCACGCACTCACTGCTGTGGCTCAGGCAGACCCCCTGGTCAGGAGACAGCGAGTACAGGACCTCATGGCACAGATGCAGGGCCCCTACAACTTCATGCAG GACTCGATGCTGGAATTTGAGAACCAAACGCTTGATCCTGCCATTGTATCTGCACAGCCCATGAACCCAGCCCAGAGTTTGGACATGCCCCAAATGGTTTGCCCTCCAG TTCATGCTGAGTCAAGACTTGCCCAGCCTACCCAAGTTCCTGTGCAACCAGAAGCTACACAG GTTCCCTTGGTTTCTTCTACAAGTGAGGGATATACAGCTTCCCAACCCATGTATCAGCCTTCTCACACAGCAGAGCAACGGCCACAGAAAGAATCAATTGACCAGATTCAG GCTTCCATGTCCCTGAATGCAGACCAGACCCCATCCTCATCATCACTTCCCACtgcatcccagccacaggtgtTCCAGGCTGGATCCAGCAAGCCTTTGCATAGCAGCGGAATCAACGTCAATGCAGCTCCATTCCAATCCATGCAAACA GTATTCAACATGAATGCACCTGTTCCTCCTGTGAATGAGCCAGAAACCCTTAAGCAGCAAAATCAGTACCAGGCCAGTTACAACCAGAGTTTCTCCAATCAACCTCACCAAGTAGAACAATCAGATCTCCAGCAAGAACAACTCCAGACAG TGGTTGGTACCTACCACGGTTCCCCAGACCAGAGTCACCAAGTGGCAGGAAACCAccagcagcctccccagcagagctctggattTCCCAGGAACAGCCAGCCTTACTACAACAGCCGGGGCGTGTCCCGGGGGGGATCCCGCGGGGCCCGGGGCCTCATGAACGGCTACAGGGGCCCAGCAAATGGATTCAGAG GGGGATACGATGGCTACCGTCCTTCCTTTTCCAACACTCCAAACAGTGGCTACACACAGCCCCAGTTCAATGCTCCTCGGGATTACTCAAACTACCAGAGG GATGGATATCAACAAAATTTCAAACGTGGCTCTGGACAAAGTGGACCTCGGGGAGCTCCTAGAG GTCGTGGAGGGCCCCCCAGACCAAACAGAGGGATGCCTCAGATGAATGCTCAGCAAGTGAATTAA